Below is a genomic region from Alphaproteobacteria bacterium.
TACTCTGGATTAGAAGCTTTAAGCCTACTATCAGAAAAGTATGCTAAACAAGGAAAGCAGTTATTAGTTAAAAATATTAGCAATGACTGTAAAAGAATGTTAGATAAAGTAGAGAATTTAACAAAAATTAACTTTTTAGATGAAGAATCTGTTTAGTTTTAACTTAAGTATATTGATGTAAAAAAGCTCTGTCAATTGACAGAGCTTTTTGTTTTACTTTAATAAATTATTGCTTAACTTGATTTATGAACCTTTTAAAAATTCTTTTTACTTTTTGTTTAGAGAAGAAGTTTATCTTTGTTATTGGTATAAGCTCATTATGCTCAAACCCGTCAATAGCATAGATGTTGATTCTATCTTTGTTATTTTGTATTACAAAATTTTCTGCTCTACAATCAGAAAAGTGTAACTTGTTTTTAATAAAGTTATCTCTTATATTATTTAGCTCTTTTTCTATATCAGAGTCAAATCCATGTTTGTTTAAATATGTTTCTAGATTTTCTCCTTGTATAAACTCAAAAACACTACCTAAGCCTTTATTTGTTTCAATGGTACCATAAAACATAGGTATATATTTAAAGGCATCTGCAATTTCCCTTTTCTTTAGCTTTTTGAGACTATGAATCTCTTCATGAGATTTATCATAGTATTTATTGTATTGGTTTTGTGATTTTTATAAACCTGTTGGTTTTTCTCTTATTAATTTTTTCTTGCAACTTTTTAATATTAACAACTTTTATACACTTTTTGCTATCTTGAGGGTGTTTATATACAGTTCTTTTGCCACCTTCTCCAATAATGTCTTTATCTGATAATGCTAACATAAAATCTTTCCTCACTTTTTAAATAAAATTTATATATTAATATTAAACAAAATGCAATAGGGATTAATAAAAAATGAAAAAAGCTTGACTTTTTATGTGTTATCATTTAAGTATTTACTTAA
It encodes:
- a CDS encoding PhoP regulatory network YrbL family protein; its protein translation is MHSLKKLKKREIADAFKYIPMFYGTIETNKGLGSVFEFIQGENLETYLNKHGFDSDIEKELNNIRDNFIKNKLHFSDCRAENFVIQNNKDRINIYAIDGFEHNELIPITKINFFSKQKVKRIFKRFINQVKQ
- a CDS encoding PhoP regulatory network YrbL family protein, which produces MLALSDKDIIGEGGKRTVYKHPQDSKKCIKVVNIKKLQEKINKRKTNRFIKITKPIQ